The nucleotide sequence TGCAGCTCGGGCAGGAGACAGTGATGCTCACCCacttccttccacctgcccctcccttccaggcAATCGGGGGCAGGTCAGCCACAGAGGCACTAAAAAGCTGCTTCAGAGGCAGATTCTCCACAGCTGAGAGTGGAACCTGCAGCAGTAGCGGCACCATCcaccttctgcacagaggaggctcACCTGCCCTGTTTGCCAGACccacatgcagccacctctggggtggggcagctggggagccactgCACAAGGTCTGCCATGCAGACTCCAGCCAGGTGGCCAGGCCAGGAGAGAAAGTAATTTTTGAAGAAGTTTTTAGCTTCTAGGAATTTATTACAATGGTTAGTAAAAAAATATCTGGGTTACAAAAAGTAACAGGGCTCTGGGATAGCTCCGAGGGTCGGGGGGGGAGCACAGCTGTGCTAGGGCCTGGCACTACATGGGAGGGCTTGGCGGCAGGGGGATGGATGGTAAAGGATGGGCAAGGGGGTTGCTCACACCGATGATGGTGCCCCATTAGTCCATGGGCTCTCCATCTCCACATTGCCCCTCTGGGTGGGATCCTTCTGACTCAGCCACACACCTCCTTCTGCCACTGCTGGTCCATGCCCCCCCCGTGCGGCCCTGCATCCCAACCTCCCATTACTTCATGGCCCCCTATTATAgtccccagagccacagccccaccAATGATCCCTGCCCACCCTTcagatccccaccccctccttgttCCATGCCCCCCACTGGTGCCCCCAGTCGGGGGAGCTGCAGTATAGGTAGGAAGGACGTCCCTGCCGTGCACAGCCCCCACTTAAGGGCTGGCTATTTCCAAGCCTGACAGCAGATCTACAACCTTGTAACCTCGAGGATGTCACAGTGGGATGAGGCCATCCCTGCCctccaggcaccaggacacccaggtccctcccagagctggggaaaaaacccaagactcctggctcccaaccccatccccaccccaaccactagcccccacactaccagggagagaacccaggagtcctgactcctagGCCTGTCCCACCCCACTCAGGGGGCTTAGCACAAGTGGGGGAGGAGATCCACAGGGCAGGGCTGACAATGTTGCTCCCTGGGGACGACTCAGCCCCACTCCCTGAGCAGGGATTTAAGGAGCACAAGCCTCCCCCAGTCCTCCGAAGACAAGAACTACACACCCTGCCAAGAGGGGCCGAGACTGAGACGCTGGGGAGGGGATGACGCCAAAAAGAAAGGCCGTGAGTTGTTAAGTACCCCTCCCCCGCAGTGCAGCGGGGGGAAACACCAAGCAAGCGGGACACGACCAGCAGATGCCTCCTTTAAGAGAAACCACGCCCCCACAACTTGATTGGCTCATTGGAAGCAGGATTGATCAGTCTCAGGCCACGCCTCCCATGTTGCGATTGGTCGGTCACTGTGCAAAGTCCCAATTCCATAGTTGAGCGGTTGGCGTTTGAGGCCACGCCCCCGGCGGTGTGATTGGTTGGTCAGCCGACGGCGAAGCCCGTGTTCAGTCTGTCGGTCAGAGTCTTGGGACGCCCCCATGCGGGGTCATTGGTCAGTCAGGATCTGACATCACCACACTATGGTGCGATTGGCTGGTCATCGTCCAACGCCACTCCCCTAGAGGGCCAGTTTGTTGGTTATCCCCTGAGGTCGGCCCCGCCCTCTGTcttgcagaggactggactggtTGGTGGGGCAGACCTTGAATCCAGTGTTGCAATTGGTCAGTTGGTGTTACAGGCGGCAACCTCGCCTGGCGCGATTGGCTGGCTGGAAATAGGCTCGCTCGGTCGTTGCCAGAGGCCACGCCCCCCAGTGGTGGCACTCATTCATAGCGACTGAGACCACGTCCCCATGTGAGGTTGCTCAGCGCCCAGAGCCACGTCCTCTGGGTAGGAACTGGTTGCTTGGACCCTGGGTGGGCTCTGGTCGCTCGGTGCCGCGCCCCCGACAGCAGGGTCGGGGGGCGGGGATCACAGCACAGGGCTCTCGGTGCAGGTGCCCCCCAGCGAGGAGCGGAAGGCCTGGAGTTGGGACACCCCGTGGAGGTGGACACAGGCCCCCGCCACCACCAGCACGTGGAAGATCTGGTGGGAGTGGaactgcaggggagagaggggtggGTGAGCttggccctgcccacctccccaggCTGAGGCAAACcaggccccttccccttcctcagccccccctcccagcctcccaggACAGGGGTAAGTAGTGGCCAAGGCACTGGTAAGGGACACACAGGGTGTAAGTACCACAAACATTCACCCAGAGGGAAGAGCACAGAGCCTGGGCCAAAGCTGGAGAAAGAACCCAGGTGTCTGggttccccgccccgccccctggctCTGAGCATTAACCCCACTCTCCTTCCAGACCTTGGAGGGAACCTAGATGTCTGTGCACTACTCTgacccttgcccctgcccctgtccctgcccctctcccagagccagagaTGGCCCAGGTGTctggctcccagcatgctgcagacGGGGGCTCACCCAGATGTCGCACTTGCCGGGGAAGAAGCGCTCAGGTATGCGAGTGGCATACAGCGCTGCGCCCAGGATGTAGAGCAGCGCCATGAGGAAGAGCCAGCCCATCTGCCCAGCCGTCGCTGCCTGGGCCGGGCCCTCAGCCATCATGAAGTGCAGGGTGGGCACCAGCCCactcaggcccaggcccaggaatACACCTGTCGGGGGGCAGAGATATTGGGGTCAGCGTATGTCCCTGACCCCAGGTAGCCTTTATGGctagcccccactgccagcctggctggctcCATGCTCACCCTGTTCCCTACTCCCCATTGCCAGCCCCCAGCTGTTCCCTACCTCCCACTGTCAGCTGGccactgcacccacccccacccaggttCTGAgctccctctgcccacagctcTCTAATCCAGGCCTCTGGAGCAGAGTGGCACCCACCTGCCCGCACAGCACGGTACTGGGGTGTGGCAAAGTGGTCCCACTGGGACACTGTGATGGCTGTAATGCCCAGCACGCAGAcaatgatgaggtagatgagctgggggtggggcgagcAGTAGAAGGAGTAGTACAGCCAGGGCACGAAGCTCCCCACGGTCAGCAACGCGATGCCCGAGTAATCCAGCCTGTGGTGGCAgtagagagaacccaggagtcctggctcctagcacccacccagccaccccagaCTCCACTTGTTCCCCACGTGGTGAGTGGAAGAACCCAGGTGTGCGGCCTGGCAGTGCCCCACCCTGGGATAGGTGCTCACTTGGAGAAGGTGCGGGACACGCTCTCGGAGTGGCAGTACACTGTGTGGAAGAGCCAAGAGAAGCAGAGGCAGAGGATGGCGCCCAGGAAGAACATCCCAAAGACGACACGCTCCTGGATGGGGGCCACATAATTAATGTTGGGGCTGAACATGTAGCCAATGCCCAAgaccaggaagaagaggaagcctggaatgggagaagagaagagtcaaaatgcagccacctctggggcagggcagctggaggacaGTCACACACAACACCACATGGGGATGACCTGCcaggtgctgagatgcagccaactctggggcggggcagctggagaacagcTGTGTATCACACCACCCTGGGATGGCTCCCCtagtgctgagatgcagctacCTAAAACATGGAATCTccttgcagcacagcgccccctagtgctgcGAGGGGGTCGGGTTGACTGCCAGGGAAGCATCCCCTGCTGAACCCCATCTtgctccctgcagcagagcaCCCTCTAACCCTTATTTCTgctcccacccagtgcccccagaACCCCCCGACACCGGGGTCTGACTGACCGAGGAGGTGTGTCCAGATGTTGCCGGTCTCCGTGTGCAAGCGGAAGATGCTGCGGAAGCAGGCGCGGAAAGAGGGCATGGGTGGGCGGTGCCCATGGAGAAGGAAGTCGTTGTCCTTCAGCCAGTCAGGCAGCACATCATGGGGGATGACCCTCCAGCGCCCCTCCCACACCTGTAGGGAGACAGCcaaagagaacccaggagccctggctcccagctgcccccacacactCTACCCACTAGTCtccactcccagagccagggggagaatcttggagtcctggctcccagccctggcagttTCTTGCCTTTCTCCAGACCTTCTCCTCCTCAGTATTGGTGCTGGCATCTCTGGTTGATTTCCCGTCTCCGCTCCCCATGGTCCAGTGGGGTTGGCTGGCCCTACACACCGAGCCCAATgatgccccagcccctctgccctcctctggccCCGTGCACCAGTcctctcccctggctccctggagcatctGGGGTGGGCCCTGGCATGGCTGGGTAGAAACCCTGGGGGGCCATGCCACCTGGGCCAGCTCAGGTGCTGTCATGGGCATGCTCGGGGGAGGGGTGTCAGGCAGCACAGCTGCTGAAGTCACAATGGCATCTTGCCAGCCCATTGTGGCAGGCCCGGATCCCCTGGAAGCAGGCCCAGGGCCAGGTGAGAACACCTTGAGCCCCAAGGAGACCCCCTCAGGCCCAGGGGAACAGGACAGGCGAGGACCAGAGGCACTGCACAGTCAGAGAGACGGTGGGGGCGAAGAGGAGGGATAGCATCagtgggatggacagacagacagacgaaTAGTCCGGACTGCTCCATGACAGATGGTTGGGAATGCCCAGTCGTGGGTGGACAGATGGATACATACAACGGAAATTGCCGTGACGGATTCCCAGATGAACAAATGGACAGGAACGCTCAGTGACGGATGGAGGGATACACGGACAAGAACGCCCAATGATGGACAGACGGACACATGGACGGGCATATACATGGACAGGGATGCGCACTGATGGGTGGATGAATGGAGAGGAATGCCCAGTGGGCAGATGGATGGACGGGGGTGCTCCatgatggatggacagacagacggatggaTAGATAAGTGGATGGAGCTGCACAGtgatggatggatgaatggagATGAGTGTCCAATGGGCATGAATGCTCTGTGATGGATGGACAGGTGGATAACCGGACAGGAATGCCCAGTGAGAGAGGCAGAGGAGGACAGACAGGTGGCTCTGCTTGCAGATGAAGAGCTCATGGAGTAGGAGGGTCCTGAGaacagcccttcccttccccctcctctgccacaggAGCCTGGGGGGCCTGCAAAATGTAGAGCCCAGgcctgctctggccaggcagtGCTGCCTAACCCAGCAGCAGGCCCCACATCGCTGCTTGTTGGAGTCCTGGCACTGGAACTGAGAGCACAAATGTGCTACAGGTCACCAGGAGCCGCTGTGTAAGTTGTGgctgggcagagaacccaggagtcctgcctccctgcaccctcctgtGCTCTAGCCGCTAGATCCCACTCCCCTCGCAGAGtgagggagagaacccaggagttgtggctcccagcctctccccaaAGTGCTCCATGCCAGTTACCTTAAAGACAAACTCCTCCATCCTCCCCATGGCCTGCTGGGCCTGGAGCGGCAGTGTCAGGATTTGCACGGGATCTACGTTGTCTGGCTCCTCAGCTTCCCACTCTGCGGTGGGCCCCCATCCTGCTGGCTCGGCCCCCACCTCTGGCCCCTGCTGAGAGAAGGCCTAGATGTAACACAGGCAAcaggtcccatccagccccagggttgggctgggtggcttggggagggggtctGGGCCCATCCTCTCtggggggcactgctggctggcTCCATGCTCACCTGATTGGTGTCCTCCCCCAGCAGTGGTCCCATCCCCTCTCGCCGGGGCCACCTCCTGGGTGGATGCCAGAgcggggagcctggggagggtcCTAgccttggctgctgcccctcctgcctgcccacCTCATGGTCCCGTTGGCCTGTGTGGGGGGAGAACAGCATGAGCCCTCGAGGCTGCCAGGACCCTTCACGGTGCCGACTTTATGTCCTCACACCACAAGGCCTCCGGCTCCCATTGCCCCACCtctcagcccctcacccccaatcccagccctgcacccccatctcagACCCCCTCAAATACTGCTCCTCCCACACACCCACCTATCTTCCTATTAGCCCCCACgtagcccagccccctcccctcagagcCCCCAACCTCTCAGCTTCTCCAGTGCGCCTCCTTCTTGTCAATCTCCCCACATCCCTCTGCTCTACtgcccttcaccccacccccaaaaccagtcccctgcctgctctTGCTGTcaggccccctcccctcacctgtgCTCCTTACCCTCAGCCCCTCCGTCTCAGACAGCcgtgctccctctgcctccagccccccaaCTGCCTCGCCCTCCACCTTCTCCatcccctgcctccagctcccatgTCCAACCTACCGACCCCCTCTTCAGCTTACAGCCCCCGCAAGCtcaccctccccttcagcctcctttCTCcgcccagcccccggctcccaaAACCCTCTCgggcccccagccctctgcctcatctccctgcccctctcacccAGGAGCcctagaagcagcagcagccagaccaccagccccgccccctctgctCAACCTCCTGCTCTGACCGGCCCTGCCGCCCATCCGTCAGGGATAACTTCCTATGGCTGCATCCtgtctccttcctcttcctttttgcCGTTGCCGTGGCAACGCTTAAAGGGCCTCGTGCGCAGGACCCGGAGGGGCAGGAGGACGTGTGTTGGCCCCTTCAGGCAGAGCCTGGGCCCTTGGCAAAGCATCATGGCCTTTCATGGGGTGGGGTCACCCCACATCCTTTTGCATGGAGGGCCATTTGCACAGGGGTCACACCGTTTGCACAGGGGGTCATGTTGCGTCACCCCCAAGTGTTGTGAGTGTTttctgtcagctgagcactggggcagccgctcaggagaaattcaggggcTGCACAGCGGAGTAGCAGAATGGCTCCAGCCTAAGGGAATGCTGGGTGCCCCCTTTCACTCAAGGCCTCCTTGCTTTGGACTTTGGCCTTCCCACTTTGCACAGCCCGCATACATCACCCATGGAGCCTGGCTCCTCCCACGATGGCCAGGACATGGGACATGGCAGCCCTGGCACTGTGTGTAGTGCAGGTTCAGGATCCAGGTGGGCGAGTGGGACTGGGATCAGGATCCAGGGTAGGCAAGAGACAGGACGGGgatggggccaggctggcagggtcaGGCAGAGAGGGTCATACTTGGGAGGAGGCAGAACAAAGGGTTGGGGCTCACAGAGCCTGGACTGGTAGTCATGCTTTCTGTGTCTCACCTTTCCTCCTCTGACAGCTGGGTTCTGTGAAAGTCACCAGGACAGTGTCTCTCCCCCTCTTGTGTTGGTCTACACAGAGGATGCCAACATACTGCCACTCTCAGATACTCTGGGGCAATCATGGGAGTATCGAGATGATGCCAAATTCTGTTTccaattttctttaaaacaaccaaccaaacaaccaaccaaccaatccTCCCAAAAGAATGCTGTTAAAAAGGACATGAAATATTAGCTCTTGCAAGAATTAAGGATTACCAtatcaccttaactctgcccctaaTGCACACTGAGATAGTTTTTCATGATATGACTGCATGCTGTGTCTTCCCCAGGCACCCTGCCTCCATCAATGCACAGATGGATCTCCTTGGAGGATGGGGAGCAGAAGAACAAGTAGAGACAGCTGTTATCAGAAGGACCCTGCCTAGCTGGAAGGTATGTGCTGAGGCAGGGGCAGTCAAAAAGAGAAAAGTTGATGTCAAAGTGACTGCTCCCCTGGGGAACTGGATTCTGTCCCCCCCTCAGCCACAGAGCTCCTGTGGGATAGGTGGCAAATTAACCCAACCCCTCCACTCGACGTGTGTTCCGCTTGGATGGATGCCCCAGAACAGCAGCAACTGAGAGAGGAGGACAGGAATTGCTACAAAATGCTGCATGCCTTGAAAATTGAGGGTCTCAAATaagacaaatgaaaaatatttgtacTGTGCTCCGCACCCCCAAGTCCCCTGGTGGAGATTGAGCCCCTCCtagctgggtgggaaggagggggagcaggctggaAATCCACCAGGGATAGTGGGGCTCAAGGGGAATGCATGAGAGCCACCTGTTTTGCCTGTGGGTGGGGATGGTTTCATCACAGCAATTGAGCCTGGAGGTGCGCTGCTCTGGCACCTGATATAGTACTTTGGTGACAGCCTCAGGTGGCTCAGCTGCCTCGTGCTTCGGGCTGTGTGTGATACAAGTTCTCTCAGCAGCTCCCATATGGTCTAGCGGTTAGGATTCCTGGTTTTCACCCAGGCGGCCCGGGTTCGACTCCCGGTATGGGAAcagtcaaacttttttttaatcccCTTCCCTTTGCAGAAAGGAACCCAGCGCCCAGCTCTGTTCATCTCTAGCCCCTGCGACCTGGGGAAGGAACTGAAGGATGGGCGTGAATTCACAGCTCCACCGCCCGGCAGGGAACAAGGAAGAGTATCTTCAGGGCAGCAGCGTGTGTGCCTGGGTAGGGTGAAatctctgggggtgggaggaggtctCAGCACAAAGCAAAGGCTGTGGTGGCCTGCATAGCCGTGGGGGGGGTTCTTTTAGCAGTGAGGCAGGAGCCACGCGGAGAGGGGCGTGGAGTTGAGGGGTGTCTGAGGCTGTCCTGTGATGGAAGTAACTCCCCAGAACTGCCAATAGGTGGCACTGAGGCTCCCcatggccaagtcccaggccggCTCAGCCAGAAGTACGTGCAACTCACTCCCACATGGTCTAGCGGTTAGGATTCCTGGTTTTCACCCAGGCGGCCCGGGTTCGACTCCCGGTGTGGGAAAAAAGGAGCTATTTTGCTGAGAGGGAACGGAGCGAAAAAGCCCCACAGAATTCCCCCTCGTTGTCCCCCCCGGTTCTCTGGCTGGAGTCCAGCTGTTATGGTTTCCCTCCTCCTCACGCTAACCACCAAACCAGGGGGGAGAAGCTAGAAGTCCTGGGTCCCTGCTCTAGCCACCTTTCCCCACTGAGGTTCAACcagcaaatatattaaaaaaagcaGAATAGCTGCTAATCCCAGCCCAAGtgctaggggctgctgcagcctcatgGATGAAACCTTTGCATCCAGCCAGTCCCTTGCCCTGTGCAGACAGGAGCTGCTGAGGGGAAAGACCCCATGTCCCATTCCCTGGGCCAGATCAATCCAAAGAAAACTTTTGTATTGTCCTTCTAGATATTTCCTGTTGAATGTCTTCATTTGTCTCTGCTGGCAAGCTAATTAGCAGGAGAGTCATTAAGGGACTCTTAATAAACTTGCCGAAACAACGGATATAAAACCACTTAAGGCCACTGGCCCGTCAGATGCATTTTAGCTCCCACAGCAGCCTCAGGAAGGGAACCAGGACCACAAAAATGGAACTGATCACCAAGCTAAATCATGCCAGTCTGCATGACTTCTTGTACATTACTGGGTAACACTGCATGGGGGTGatctcctgtcccccctcccccgctctccagaggtggctgcatatCAGCATTGGTTGAGTAATCCTCATGGGCATTATATGCAGCTGTTCCCCAgatgctccaccccagaggtggctgcacctcAGTATCAGGAGaagccttcccccccaccacccaccacactTTTATTCACAAGCGCAGAGGTAACCTGGGTGCTCTTGTATGACCTTGAGCTCCTGGGGAATGACGGATGGGCTGGTTTGGAAGCCAGGATGGTTCCTCATGTACAATTAGCCGCAGAGCATGGTGCTGTTCCTGCCAAATTCTGACGGGTCTGACCTACTTAACCTGAAGGCTGACAGAGAGACAGCAATCCATGTCCAGACTCCCAGCAGGACCTGAGCCAAGCATGCCTGGAATAACCTCGTCCCCTCATAGCTTTTCATCCCTGCGAGCTGCCGCAATGCGACTGGTCTCCTGCtactccaccccagaggtagctgcgTCTCAGTGCCAGAGAGGGAGAGCTCTCCTGGTGCTGAGATACCACCTGCTCTGTAAGGAGAATggggttagggcagggggctggggtcaggaCTCTCTTGGAAGTGGGGTGGAATGGAGTGGTCAGAACAGAGGAGTCTAGGAGCCAGaattcctgggttctctcctcaaACGCAGCCAGCACAGCTTTATTACTAAGCTCTGGCTGACCGACAAGCCTGTGCTCCACTTAACAGTGGCTGTTGGGAAGGGTCCTACCCTAAGAGCAGGTGGCCAACGGAAGCTATCAACCTACACTCAAATACAGCTGGCTTCCTGCAAGAGGCCCTGCCCTCATTGACAATGCACACCCCTCTGGCCCCAGGCGACCCAGTCCTAGGCTAGAAGTACCAAGGTGGGGAATAAATATGCGGCCAGGGGCCTGTCAGGTCAGCAGTGGAAGGCTGAACCCCACTTCATGGCTGGAAGTCAAAGCTGAACAAGCTCAGCCTTGGAACGAGGTGCTGATTCCCCGTCACTGCTGGTTTTCAATCCAGCCAGGCTGGATCCTTCTTTTCTACATGCTCTACCCCAGGAATGATGGGAGGGGCTATTCTTTGGCCTGTGGCATACAGCGGGGCAGGCAAGACACTCACGGGAGCCCCTTCTGCTCTGGGGCTCTGTGAATCTCAGTAGCTCTTTGCAAGATTGCAAAGCTCGTAGTACCACGTTTTTGTCCCTCACACAGGTACTTACAGGCTGCTGGGAATCGCATCGCCCCTTCCCCTTCTCTTTGGTCAGCTAACTAGACCAAGCTGCTGGCGTCCCTCACTCTGAGGTGGGGTGTCTGACCTCTGATCAccctcctggctctcctccgaCCCTCCCTGACCgaccaacatccttcttgaactgcagGCACCATATTGGGCCATaggctcccagcagctggaagTTCCCCTCCTCACACATCGGCTGGTCTTGTTTTGTGAAAACACGGTTGTACTTTTCAAGAAGAGGTCAGAATGGAAAGGAGTTTCTATCAACCCCATCTGGCTTGGCTTTGAGCTCTTTGGCTCTCGAAAGCTTCCAGCACTCTCAGTTTCTTGGCCTGAGCCTGGATGTGGCCTTGTTTGGAATCTGGGCTCGTGctcagaaaatattttccactGATGTCACCCTGACAAGCTCACTGGCAGCCCCGGTTTTATCGGCAGAAAGCTGTTCTGTGCTGGGAACGCTTGTCTCCCTTCCAAAATCCCCAGTCCCAGAGGTATTGCAGCATAATCCACCACTGGGAATTTGAGCCATGTCTAAACCCAGGCAGGGCTCTTTTCACAATGTCACCCGAGAGATTTTTCCTTTGACCGTGTCTGTAACTCCCCCATTCAGGGCAGGGGGACTCCTGGGAATGCAGACAGTCGGTCAGGGTTTGCTCGCCCCTTTGGAGAATGACAGAATCCTAGAACAcgagaatgggaagggacctcgagaagtcattgagtccagtcctgggCCTCCCGACAGGAATGTACTCCTGGCTTTCAGAAATTGCTATCCAAGGCCAGATGGGACCATTAGATCAGGCACGAatagcccaggctggcaaatctCACCCTGTTTGGAGCCCAACGACTTAGACCAAAAGTCTGAGCCCTCCAGAGACTAAACTGTTGTGTGACATGGGCAACACACGGGAGAAACGGTGGAACCAGCTGTGCTCGATGCCTCTGCAATGGCAGGAATCGATTAGCTGAGATCTGCCTGGATTAACCCAGCAGGCGatcagagccctgtgctgctgggaaggtGTTTGCTCTGGAGAAAATTCATTCCTGCCCTCAAACCTGGCAACCCTGGAGTCAGACACACCAGCCAAGCAGGTAGCCAGAGGGGTTTTCAGACCAGCTCAGaaagcactgccccagcccctccggTGTATCACTTCTAATCCCttgtgcttcagaggaaggtgaatCCACACTCCAGAAGCCATCTGGCCAACTGGGCATAAGGAGGGGGAAATATCCTTCCTGATCACTGCAGCCTGAGGTTGGAATGGAGTCAGAGGAGTTGAGCGGGGGATGACCACAAGGAGGCCAATCTTTTTCTCTATGTGAAggagggggatgggcaggggagtCCCAGATTTTCAtgttctgtgcctcaatttccctgcCTGCAAATCAGGCCTGATCCCTCCCTGGGAGGTGAGGGTGGAGCTCAGTGATCGTCTGGGTGTTTTTCCCTCAGGAAAAGTGCTGAAAAGCCcggggggagaaggaaggagaatgTCAGGGCAAAATAGCCTGTGGATGGGTACAAATGCTGGACTATATAACCTCCACGATTACGGGCAAACTACAGATGGCTCCAAAGCTGGTGCTGCTACATATGAAAGAATGAACTTACCAAGCCCATGGCCCTGCAGGGCATGTCCCTGAGAGCCGAGCCGGCCTCGGGAGGGCTGAAGTTGTCACAGCCGGCGTTGCATGTCAAGCTCTGAAAATGGGGCTCGAGGTCAGGACAGGGGTTGCTGGCCATGCAGCCACCCACAGTCCATCCAGCTGCACCGGACTGGTCATTGCTCCACAGAGGTCAGAATAAAGCTGCATACATGTCTGACTGGGCTGGGGTTGTTGGGCATGAGAGAGCTGGAAACAGGAAGCAGATCCTTGGAAATGGGAGGCAAAGGGGGATGTG is from Carettochelys insculpta isolate YL-2023 chromosome 22, ASM3395843v1, whole genome shotgun sequence and encodes:
- the LOC142025073 gene encoding adiponectin receptor protein 2-like; the encoded protein is MGPLLGEDTNQGPEVGAEPAGWGPTAEWEAEEPDNVDPVQILTLPLQAQQAMGRMEEFVFKVWEGRWRVIPHDVLPDWLKDNDFLLHGHRPPMPSFRACFRSIFRLHTETGNIWTHLLGFLFFLVLGIGYMFSPNINYVAPIQERVVFGMFFLGAILCLCFSWLFHTVYCHSESVSRTFSKLDYSGIALLTVGSFVPWLYYSFYCSPHPQLIYLIIVCVLGITAITVSQWDHFATPQYRAVRAGVFLGLGLSGLVPTLHFMMAEGPAQAATAGQMGWLFLMALLYILGAALYATRIPERFFPGKCDIWFHSHQIFHVLVVAGACVHLHGVSQLQAFRSSLGGTCTESPVL